In Fusarium fujikuroi IMI 58289 draft genome, chromosome FFUJ_chr02, the genomic stretch TTACCCATCACAGATGACCAAATCTCCTCCACCACTGACGTACCAAAGGTGCGCAAGTACTACAAGTTGAACGGACTCAAGTGGTTGGACGATATCAAAGATGAAAAGGTCAagcagaaggagatggagtCACTCGTCATCGGCGCAATGGCTCTAAGGGGTGTCTGAAGCACAATGCCAAGTCAAAAGCTTCACAGTCAATCAAATAATTCGTTAAAGACTAAAACGTAAGTCATTTCTTCATCTATGCTTGATCTATCTCGGATATTGAGGTGCTAGACGCCCTGGACTCCTGATCGCTACCCATGATGcaaaacaaaagaaacaTAAAAGACATTGATATcaagttcttttctcttcccttttcccttttttagtttttgttctttttacttctttaagcCAAGCCGACGGCGCTCTTGCATCGTCGTACAAGCTCGGCCCAGAGAGCATCCCGGCTGCCCCTCGTTCGCTGGACGGCATCCTTGTTCTCGTGTGTGCGTCGCAGGAGGTACTTCATGCACTCGCCGGTGGTTCCCCAGACAAGGTACTTGTAGGCGGGCAgaatcttggtcttgtcagaCTGGCCAGCCTCGACAAGCTCGCAGCTGACCTCGTCAGCCATGCCCTGAAGTTGGGCGAAGGCAATGTCGGACTTGGCTCGGCCGGCCTCCATGATGGCACGGCTTCGTCGCACGGACTCGGCGTTGTGAGAGGCGACGACAAGGCTGGCAGCGGGGTACTCGCCGGAACCCTTGACGTCAATGTTCCACTCGCGGGTGAGGACACTGGCAGCGAGGGAGTCGAAGCAGGCGTCGGTCTCCTCCTTAGTGTCGTGGAAGAGTTCGCGGGGGTCAGAGTTCAGATAAGCGCCACGGACAAGCTTGACACCGAGAGCAAAGTTCTCGATTTGAGCGAGCTTCAGGTGGTTGGAGAGGACCTCGGGGCACTTCTTCTTGTAGGCTTGGTAGGTACCAAAGATGACAGCCTCGCCAAGTCCCTTGTTGTACTTGCGGGTGAACTCGAGAGTCCAGTCATCGATGCCGTCCTGGAGCATGTCCTGCTCGGCGTCGAAGAGGAGGCGGACACCTCGCTCGTGGGCAAGCTGGCAGATCGAGTCGATGGCCTTGTACATAGCGGGGCTAGGAGGAAGACGGTCCTTGAGCTGGTAAAGAGCGATGCTTCCGGCGCCAGTAAACTTGAGAGCGACAAAGTCACCAGGCTCAGCAAGTCGGACAGTCTCTAGGGTGCCTCGGGCCCAGGGAAGAATCTCGTTCTGAATGCACTCGTCGGTCTCCATGGCACCGTTCTTCAGACCCTCGCCCTCATCCTTGGTGAGGACAACCTCCTTGGCGTAGTTCAGAATAACACCAGTGAAACCAATGTTCTTGAGTCCATCGATagtcttcttgatctcgggtGACTTCTCGCCTGCGCAGAACTGAGCGTAAAAGGTCTTCTTGAGGAAATATCGCAGAAGAGGGTTCTTGTCGGGGTTGAGCAGAGggttggtggtgttggccaGAATACCCATGACGTGCAGAGAGGGAGGTAGGAGCAGAGGCGAGGAGGAGACGGTCATGGTGGCGAGAGATCGGAGAATCatgatgagaggaagaaCGGAGAGAGGCGCCTTGCTGGGAGCgatgggaggaagaggatcggggatctgctgctgctcgacGATGGTGTTTGTGCGTCGCTCAGAGGAGTGGATGTGACGGCGGGCTACCATGTTGGTCTTTGTGATGGTGAGGCATGGTCGGAgtgtgttgatggtgatggcgttGGATGCAGTCGCCCAGCGAAGGGGCTGGGCAGTCCCTCGCCGAAGGGCCGAGCTCATTATATGAGATGTGtgtgtggtgttgagctgaAGGTCCTAGGTTGGTAGTTGGATGGAGATGCTGGATCAGTATGGAGGGATCCAGATGGTGATTGTGTTGATGTTAGGTTCGGTTTACGGAGCGATGATGCAAGACAAGTCAAGTTAGGTTCTATCTGGTTGGGTTTGTTGGGATGGGCAATGGGTGGCagagagcttattatatccATCTCAGAGAGCAGTGACTATCAGTGCCAGTGTCGGTTGACTGCGGTGCTTGGTAACTCTGGTCTGTGCCTGGGCTGGGGCGTGTGAGGGAGGTGGCGCTATCTCCAGCCCGATAACTCATATCTCCCTTGCCTTGTTTGTTTAGCCTTCCCCCATTCCACAgcagaaagagaataaaaaatTCGCCATTGATCTCCAGCATGCTCCAGTTGAGCTAGTCATTCATGGTCATGTTTACGCTATACCAAGGGGCCCCCCCGGTCCTCCGCAGAGGCCGAGCCAGACCGGCCCGTGACTATCAAAATGGACTGCAGGcgaagggaaaaaaaaagaaaagggacCCAGCTGTACGGAGCTTATCAGCCGTCACGTGGCTCATTTTAGCTTCAGCGTCACCATAATGGCCGAAAGTAGCCGTTGAGGGGCGTGGGGGGTGCAAGCCCACGATAATTGGGGAGATTGGGAAGCTGGGgatttggtttggtttggtttgacTTGGTTTCTGTGATTGCCGCAACAGGCCGCGATCCCAGTAAATACGTGTTATGTAATTGGTGACACTGGCAAAGCTAGCAAGCACAGGGCATTGTGGGGAAACCTTGGAGATGCATCACCAGCATTCTCTTAACTGTTTTGAGATTGACAGTGTTGGGTTGGCTTGTGCTGAGACCTGAGACGTCTTGTGACTTGTTTTGATGACGATGTGTCCGTGTCTCTGACTTTCACAGCCAACTTCCATTGTTGGTCAATGATGTGCAAGGgggctgacgatgatgtgTTGTTTGCCATTCGGTACTTTATGTAGATAAGGCGATATGGATAAGATATGCCgacatccaatccatccaaTGGATGACGAATGGGGCTCTGCTACCGTATCTCAATGGCCTGCAAccgagagagagaaaaatgTTCGATCTCGCTAGAAGCATTCTGCAGCGTTTGCTTATCGATGATGTCTCCATAAATGACCGACCAAAGCCGCTGGCCCTGGGCTGGCCTACGGGAGAGGCGTTTACCTAGAGAGTCCTAAACTCGGAGGGCCCCGATAACAACGACACTAGCATGTTTTTTTTATCTCTGAATTGATCTTGCGCCAATGGATGTTTATTCCCCTGTGCTGGTCTCTCTGGTCAGTGCGATAAGTTATGAACCATTGACCAAGTCGTGATATATCTACATTTTGTATATTGTACATTCAAGAACCCAATTGCATTACAATGCTGGAcgagcatcatcttcttcccttgTATTTGACCTCCGACCTCGCAAGAACTCGACATACCCAATCGGTCTGCCTCGGGCTAAGCCAAGCACATCTTGAATCCCACCGTACGCAAGACCAAACAACAACCCGTATCGCGCGGTCCGGGCGGCGGTTGTGAGTGACAGGCGATCTAGATGCACACGCCGAACATCGGCGCTTGTTAGCTCATCTCTTTCTGCCGCCTGCAAAGTAAAGTAATGTAATGTAAAAGAAAAACCCCTGCTCCACATCATGCAATGCTTGCAATATCTACCCGTCgctttccatcatcaaagctcCCAAAACGCCATGCATTCCCCATATGGGGTTTTGCGCAATACCGTTTCCCTTAGTCAAGCCGAGGTCTAAAGAGATAAcctaaagagagagaaagaaaaggattgACCACTTACGCCAAAGAGAAAACGCGCCGGCGACTGTAAGCGTAGCTATCGTCGTAGAAAACATGTCGCTCGCCCCGCGATATCGATCGACCGTGCTCTCAAGCGACAAGGCCAGGAAGCTCCAGAAGCCCGTCTTGAGACCCATGCGGAAGCCTTCTCGGATGCCGCCCTGCATGGCGTGGTAATTCTTGCTCTTGTGGTAGAAGTACCACCCTGTCGTCGTGTCGGGCATCTTGTGCGCATGCTCCGCCCGGAACCGCAGCTGCGCCATCTGTCCGCCCTGTGTCGCACCAAGCGAGAAGCCCACGACTGCTGACGAGATTGTTCCCAGCATGAGCCGCACCGGCGTCGCGATGGACAGGCGCGGGTTCGTGTCCTGGGGGAACGTTAGATCTGAGggcattggcattggtgCGCCGGGCCGGGGTGACGGCGTCAGGGTCGGCGGAGCGGCGGCCATTGTGGTGAAGACTGGGAATATCTTGTTTCTAGGCTGTGCTCCTGTTTTCAGAGAAGGCCGAGATTGTCGCGAGGCTCTGCGGCTAGTGGAGTCTCGTCTCGGTGGTGGGATGCGGAGAACGAAAGGCCAGCCGGAGTTTGCAATCCCGGCGGTGGATGCTGTTTTTTTGGCGCCGCTTGGAATCGgtaatgaagaagaggggtTGTGCTTGGGGTTGGAGTTGGTAATAAAAAGATGACAGGCGAAGGCCCGATAGAGATATGTTCTTGTATCGTGAGATTTGAATATGTAATTGAATTGACTTCGCTTCGATGCTTGCCTGATGCGAACTTGAGGCTCATGTCATGATGGACAGTGTGTTCATGCATTAGTACAGTATCCACGCACGGTCTGTCTTCACATGAAGCTTGAGATGCAGCCGTCTGCAGTTTTCAGAATGTTTGAGAATTCAAATGGCCAGTTTCAATACTCCGAAACAAATTCTATAGAGTAGGCCAGCTGTTAGTGAGTGAGTTTCAGTTGCTCATTTCCTCAAGTCAATAACGTACGCCCGTGGCCGGCCAGATGATTCTTTCGACATCCATTTTCGGGTCATGTTCCAGGGTAGCATTCGGCTTCTAGAAGCTGTCACTTTATGCCTTGCTCTCGTTCCTGGATCTTGCTGCTGAGTTGTCACAAATCCTTGACGATGACGTATCGATAGTTTAGTTCTTATAGGACAGCAATTCTACGCtccatctcaagaagctgggaTATCCATACATCTTAATAGAGTGACAGCGTTCAAATCCTGCCTGTGTCCCTCCTGTACGCGCTCTCACGTGATGTCGCGCTGAGCTGCGCCGCGGTTGGCCCCCGCCAATTTGAGTCTCAATGCCCCTCATGAAGAACAAAGCGAGGCAGCTTTGAACTCTGACGTCTTCCCAAACCTTCGTATCAAGATCGACACAATGGTACTACATACACAGATCGCCCTCCTCTGATGCGCCTCGATGCTAATGATACCTCAGACTGACGTCGATGACGCAAACATCTCGGTGCGCTTCAAGCACGGCATCCATACCATCTATCTCTTCATAGACGCCCTCGCCCCCTTCTCTAGTGCCGCCACTGAACTGCTCAATGTTCTGATCGAACGATACCCCGATGGGCTTACCAAGTCATTTGATTCTTCCGAGAAGACTACCTACGATGCAGACTCGACCCTTGCGTTTGGCGCATTGAAGACGCCGAATGACCCCACGAGCGGATGGGTCAAACTCAAGACGGGCGATGGAGAGAAGACGCCGACAGTGTTGGGACTGAAGAACAACAGCCTTCTTGCCTTTGCGGTGCTGGACGAGGAGGGTGATGAGCCGGAGTTTGAGGTGGAGTGGCcaaaggaggatgaggagcttTATGAGGAATAATTCAGCAACGAATCTTGAGATTCATCCGATTTCGAAGACATTTCTGCGGCGGCATACTGTCCCACCCCCGGATGCTTGGGGTAAGATACACCCCTGATGCGAGACTCATCAAGAACACGCCTGAGGACGACACCATGGAGCTCTCATGGAAGGAACATAGTCGTACGACGCCCTACTGGGCCTACGGAATTATCGAGAAGTtttgaaaaaaaaaatattaaagtaGATACCCAATTGAACGCTTTACATAGCGACCAACAAGGATGAGCTGAGCTTGGGTAAAGATCATCAGGGTAGGTAGCATTGCAGGCCAAAACCTCTGGGTCGCATTGACCGAAATATCACGACGCCAGAATAGAGACAATCTACTAAATAAAACCAAGCATATTTTTAAGAATAGAGAAACTCGCCATTGTTTCAATTCCGTCTTACATGACTCGCTGAATCAATGATGCGGCGTTGCTCTCCCTGAAAAAGGGGTCCAAGTCGCATGACTAAGCCATTTAAACTTCACGTGTCGTCAATTCTCCAGGGGTACAGCACCTTAAACCAGGGACCAACACCGACTCTCCTTTCCACGACCAAACCGTTGCGCCGCTCCCAACAACGTCCCGTTGGCCTTAACAAAACACTACCGACGTGGCTTGCGCATGAGGTCGACTACATGAAAGTCGTGGCTTTTCTCCGCCATGGCCTGGGCCTACTGGTGCCGCTCTCGATAGCATTCACAATCTACCTCTACATCTTCCCCATCGTCCAGGGATGCGCATTCCCGGTTGAGTCGAGAGATAGCCAGGAGGCTTATgacttgaccaagaagttcCACTGGCCCTCGAAGCCGACTGCGGACGATCATGCTAAGCTTGCGCCTTTCCGACTCCTAGCGCTGGGAGATCCTCAGCTAGAAGGCGATACCTCGATCATTACAAACTACTTGGGCACTTTCCCCCATGTGCAGAGTGTTTTCAAGCATGTGACGTTTCAGACGACGCACTGGTGCTTCCGCGAGCGAGTGCGAAAGATAATACACGATATTGTCGATATAATCATGGAGGATCTCCCGTACTACCTCATGTCGCAGCGCAAGCGGTTTGATCTATGGGGCAACGATTTCTACCTGGCGCATATCTACCGCCAAGTGAACTGGTGGTCCAACCCTACCCATGTGTCGGTCCTGGGCGATCTTGTTGGTAGTCAATGGATCGACGACaaggagtttgagaagcGAGGCCGACGATTCTGGAACCGTGTGTTCAAGGGAACCGAGAGATTGTCCGACGAGTTGGCGCAAAACCCGAGCAACGATTACAACATTTCTGGCGTTTTGGATGGTAGCGATGAAGCAAAGCTTTGGAAAAAGAGAATGCTCAACGTGGCAGGAAACCATGATATTGGATACGCTGGAGATTTGACCGAGGAGCGATTGGAGCGCTTTGAACGAGTTTTTGGAAAGGCGAACTATGAGCTGCGGTTCGAGCTGCCCATCACAGATCCCGAGACGATAGCTACGATGTACTCTGATTCCAACCCCGAATCGAAACGAGTCATCCCAGAGCTTCGCATTGTTGCTGTCAACGATATGAACCTTGATACACCGGCGAAGTCTCTTCCTTTACAGGATGCGACATAcggcttcatcaacaacgtcaTTTCGACCGCAGGTTCTGTTCAGTACGAGGGTCAGTTTACTCTGATCCTCACGCATATCCCAATGTATAAGCCTGCAGGCATTTGCGTTGACGCTCCTTTCTTCGACTTCCACACTGCAGCAGACGGCGGAGGTCTCAAAGAGCAAAACCAGCTCAGCTCCGACGCCAGTCGGGGTTTCTTGGAAGGAATCTGGGGCATGAGCTCAAAGAGAACAGCCCCAGGCGGTGGCTACGGCCGCGCAGGTCTAATGCTCAACGGCCACGATCACGCCGGCTGCGACACGTACCACTACATCAACCAGACAAACGGCACAGATCCCTCCCAGCGTCAATGGGAAGTAAAAACCTGGTCCGACGCACAAGATCTCAAGATCCCAGGCACCGATGGCATACCGGGCCGACGCGAGATCACCGTCCGCAGCATGATGGGCGACTTTGGCGGAAACGCCGGTCTGTTGAGTCTCTGGTTCGACCAGGAATCATGGGAGTGGAAGTATGAGTACGCCGCGTGTCCGCTGGGAAGCCAGCACTTCTGGTGGTTCGTGCACATCTTTGACTTCATCGTGCTGGTGTGGATGCAGTCGTACGCTGTGCTCTCTGTGATGGAGGCTTATGGCGTTGATGTGGACGGGCCGTTTTGGAGGGGCGTGTCACGGATGAAGGATTTTGTGCTGCGACGGAAACAAAGTGTCAGTGATAAGAAGTAAAAAAGTGTTTGGATAAACGATGATTGAGTAGTGGAATTTTTCCTATAGAATACAAAGCGTTCTGTTTTTTTCCTCGCGTTTCGCTTGGGATTGCCGTTCGGTGAATTATGGGTGGTTGTAACGGTGTTGGGCCGAGACATTTTCGCGATGGGGAGCTGAG encodes the following:
- a CDS encoding related to proline oxidase, which gives rise to MSSALRRGTAQPLRWATASNAITINTLRPCLTITKTNMVARRHIHSSERRTNTIVEQQQIPDPLPPIAPSKAPLSVLPLIMILRSLATMTVSSSPLLLPPSLHVMGILANTTNPLLNPDKNPLLRYFLKKTFYAQFCAGEKSPEIKKTIDGLKNIGFTGVILNYAKEVVLTKDEGEGLKNGAMETDECIQNEILPWARGTLETVRLAEPGDFVALKFTGAGSIALYQLKDRLPPSPAMYKAIDSICQLAHERGVRLLFDAEQDMLQDGIDDWTLEFTRKYNKGLGEAVIFGTYQAYKKKCPEVLSNHLKLAQIENFALGVKLVRGAYLNSDPRELFHDTKEETDACFDSLAASVLTREWNIDVKGSGEYPAASLVVASHNAESVRRSRAIMEAGRAKSDIAFAQLQGMADEVSCELVEAGQSDKTKILPAYKYLVWGTTGECMKYLLRRTHENKDAVQRTRGSRDALWAELVRRCKSAVGLA
- a CDS encoding related to cell division control protein/predicted DNA repair exonuclease, producing MTKPFKLHVSSILQGYSTLNQGPTPTLLSTTKPLRRSQQRPVGLNKTLPTWLAHEVDYMKVVAFLRHGLGLLVPLSIAFTIYLYIFPIVQGCAFPVESRDSQEAYDLTKKFHWPSKPTADDHAKLAPFRLLALGDPQLEGDTSIITNYLGTFPHVQSVFKHVTFQTTHWCFRERVRKIIHDIVDIIMEDLPYYLMSQRKRFDLWGNDFYLAHIYRQVNWWSNPTHVSVLGDLVGSQWIDDKEFEKRGRRFWNRVFKGTERLSDELAQNPSNDYNISGVLDGSDEAKLWKKRMLNVAGNHDIGYAGDLTEERLERFERVFGKANYELRFELPITDPETIATMYSDSNPESKRVIPELRIVAVNDMNLDTPAKSLPLQDATYGFINNVISTAGSVQYEGQFTLILTHIPMYKPAGICVDAPFFDFHTAADGGGLKEQNQLSSDASRGFLEGIWGMSSKRTAPGGGYGRAGLMLNGHDHAGCDTYHYINQTNGTDPSQRQWEVKTWSDAQDLKIPGTDGIPGRREITVRSMMGDFGGNAGLLSLWFDQESWEWKYEYAACPLGSQHFWWFVHIFDFIVLVWMQSYAVLSVMEAYGVDVDGPFWRGVSRMKDFVLRRKQSVSDKK